In one window of Cellulophaga sp. HaHa_2_95 DNA:
- the panB gene encoding 3-methyl-2-oxobutanoate hydroxymethyltransferase: MSVAKKEYKRVTVKSLVEMKKNGEKISMLTAYDYSMAKIVDAANVDVILVGDSASNVMAGHETTLPITLDQMIYHASSVIRAVNRALVVVDIPFGSYQSDPKEALRSAIRIMKESGGHAVKVEGGLEIKESVKRILNAGIPVMGHLGLTPQSIYKFGTYTVRAKEEEEAKKLKEDALMLEKAGCFAIVLEKIPATLAKEVAELVNIPVIGIGAGNGVDGQVLVVHDLVGLTQEFNPRFLRRYMNLFEEMGKAISDYVSDVKSRDFPSDDEQY, translated from the coding sequence ATGTCTGTTGCAAAAAAAGAATACAAAAGAGTGACTGTTAAATCTCTTGTAGAGATGAAAAAGAACGGTGAAAAAATTTCAATGTTAACAGCCTATGATTATTCTATGGCTAAAATTGTTGATGCCGCCAATGTAGATGTGATCCTTGTTGGAGACTCTGCTAGTAACGTAATGGCAGGACACGAAACTACCCTACCTATTACTTTGGATCAAATGATTTATCATGCATCATCTGTAATAAGAGCTGTAAATAGAGCTTTAGTTGTTGTAGATATTCCTTTTGGAAGCTACCAGAGTGATCCTAAAGAAGCTTTGCGTTCTGCTATTAGAATCATGAAAGAAAGTGGTGGTCATGCCGTTAAAGTTGAAGGTGGTTTAGAAATTAAAGAATCTGTAAAGAGAATATTAAACGCAGGGATTCCTGTCATGGGGCATTTAGGCCTAACCCCTCAATCTATTTATAAATTTGGAACCTATACCGTACGTGCCAAAGAAGAGGAAGAAGCTAAAAAGCTAAAAGAAGACGCCTTAATGCTTGAAAAAGCTGGATGTTTTGCTATTGTTTTAGAAAAAATTCCTGCAACTTTAGCAAAAGAAGTAGCTGAGTTGGTAAATATTCCCGTGATTGGAATAGGCGCAGGTAACGGTGTAGATGGCCAAGTTTTAGTAGTTCATGATTTAGTTGGACTTACTCAAGAATTTAATCCAAGATTCTTACGTAGGTATATGAATTTATTTGAAGAAATGGGAAAAGCTATTTCTGATTACGTTTCTGATGTAAAAAGCAGAGATTTCCCTAGTGATGATGAGCAGTACTAG
- the lspA gene encoding signal peptidase II: protein MKKIAILILVLLNIGCDQISKKMVRNTVDKNDYIQLVQDNFILTNVENTGAMLGFGQSFPPLLKIILLQILPVLVLVLILINILRKTHLNKWLIVAFSCVIGGGIGNLMDRIAFGSVTDFFIIKLGFFKTGIFNMADVSVTIGVILIFILSMRHKNLEF from the coding sequence TTGAAAAAAATAGCCATTCTTATTCTTGTTCTTTTAAATATTGGTTGTGATCAAATCAGTAAAAAGATGGTCCGCAACACGGTAGACAAAAACGATTATATTCAATTAGTACAAGACAATTTTATTCTTACAAATGTAGAAAATACGGGAGCTATGCTAGGTTTTGGTCAAAGCTTCCCTCCCCTATTAAAAATAATTTTGTTGCAAATTTTACCCGTGCTGGTTTTAGTGTTGATTCTCATCAATATTTTGAGAAAAACACATTTAAATAAGTGGTTAATTGTTGCTTTTTCTTGCGTCATTGGCGGCGGAATTGGAAATTTAATGGATCGGATTGCTTTTGGTAGTGTTACCGATTTTTTCATCATAAAACTAGGGTTCTTTAAAACAGGAATCTTTAATATGGCCGATGTTTCGGTCACTATTGGTGTTATCCTTATTTTTATTTTAAGCATGCGTCATAAAAACCTTGAATTTTAG
- a CDS encoding RluA family pseudouridine synthase, with the protein MDNKTLSNAKNLLVIYEDNHLIAINKRPGDIVQGDKTGDVPLSDVVKEYIKIKYNKPGNVYLGVAHRLDRPTSGIVVFAKTSKALPRLNKLFAEKDAKKTYWAVVKNQPPKQNDLLTHWLKRNTKQNKSYANTKEVPDSKKAILSYTVAKKLDNYFLLEIDLHTGRHHQIRAQLTAIGCVIKGDLKYGADRSNKDGSIHLHARKLSFIHPVKKEAITILAEPPNEAIWNACL; encoded by the coding sequence GTGGATAATAAAACACTTTCTAACGCCAAAAATCTTCTAGTCATCTACGAGGACAATCATTTAATTGCTATAAATAAGCGTCCTGGAGATATTGTGCAAGGCGATAAAACTGGCGATGTTCCTTTAAGTGATGTGGTCAAAGAATATATCAAAATAAAATACAATAAACCAGGTAATGTATATCTCGGTGTTGCCCACCGATTAGACAGGCCTACTTCAGGCATTGTTGTTTTTGCTAAAACTTCAAAAGCATTGCCTCGATTAAATAAGTTGTTTGCAGAAAAAGACGCAAAGAAAACCTATTGGGCTGTGGTAAAAAATCAGCCACCAAAACAAAACGATTTGCTTACCCATTGGCTAAAACGTAATACCAAGCAGAATAAATCTTACGCAAATACTAAAGAAGTTCCGGATAGCAAAAAAGCCATTTTAAGCTATACCGTTGCTAAGAAACTTGACAATTATTTTCTATTAGAGATTGATTTACATACCGGAAGACATCATCAAATTCGTGCACAACTAACAGCAATTGGTTGCGTAATTAAGGGCGATTTAAAGTACGGTGCGGATCGTAGCAATAAAGATGGAAGCATTCACTTACATGCAAGAAAACTATCGTTTATACATCCTGTAAAAAAAGAAGCCATCACCATTCTTGCCGAACCACCTAATGAAGCTATTTGGAATGCATGTTTATAA
- a CDS encoding DUF4252 domain-containing protein, translating to MIFIRKITLIVIITCFASCGSHNSMENFYASHKNDNQVSAVRVPQFMLSLLSGISPETEALIGNTKDLRYIKFPSTTADKTDFLNTQMNIIAGSKFIEIYRKNDGLKRNVIAVRERKNVVKEILIYNNNTQQATFLYFNGNFDPIRVREMAQKAKFEELTNGLIQQFNIESSSN from the coding sequence ATGATCTTTATTAGAAAAATTACCCTAATCGTAATTATTACATGCTTTGCTTCTTGTGGCAGTCACAACAGTATGGAAAATTTCTATGCTTCCCATAAGAATGACAATCAAGTTAGTGCCGTGAGAGTGCCACAATTTATGCTTAGCCTCTTGAGTGGTATTTCTCCGGAGACTGAAGCGCTAATTGGAAATACCAAGGATTTACGTTATATTAAGTTTCCGAGCACCACTGCAGACAAAACTGATTTCCTCAATACCCAAATGAATATTATAGCGGGATCTAAATTTATTGAGATATACCGTAAAAATGATGGCTTAAAACGCAATGTCATTGCTGTGAGAGAACGCAAAAATGTGGTCAAAGAAATATTGATTTATAACAACAATACACAACAAGCTACTTTCCTTTATTTTAACGGGAATTTTGACCCAATAAGAGTACGGGAAATGGCTCAGAAAGCAAAATTCGAGGAGCTAACCAATGGATTAATTCAGCAATTCAATATCGAGAGCTCTTCTAATTAG
- a CDS encoding DMT family transporter — protein sequence MKNSNHLNHLIELNLAMLFVSTSGALGRYVNLSVPVTIGVRAVIAVVLLFLFCKWKKISLRVSKKDVGAVLISGVLLGLHWITYFYALRLSNVAIGMISLFTYPILTAFLEPLLLKTKFQKIHLVLALLVLAGIYFLVPSFDIGNDYTLAVGVGTLSALFYSLRNLLLKAKAAKYNGSMLMCYQLLVISVLLSPFYVTMPLDVVLSEWKGLAALALLTTAIGHTLFLNSFKNFSITTVSILSSVQPIYGIILGAIFLSEFPKMNTLIGGILILSSVVIESIRSSKKA from the coding sequence TTGAAGAATTCCAATCATCTTAATCATCTAATAGAATTAAATTTAGCCATGCTTTTTGTGAGTACTTCTGGTGCTCTTGGAAGGTATGTGAATTTGTCAGTACCGGTAACTATAGGTGTTAGAGCGGTCATTGCCGTGGTGTTATTATTCCTTTTTTGTAAGTGGAAGAAGATATCGCTTCGGGTGTCAAAGAAAGATGTTGGAGCGGTGTTAATTAGTGGCGTTCTATTGGGGTTGCATTGGATCACCTATTTCTATGCGCTGCGCTTGTCCAATGTTGCTATAGGGATGATCTCATTGTTTACATATCCAATTTTAACCGCTTTCTTAGAGCCCTTATTACTGAAAACCAAATTTCAAAAAATACATTTGGTCTTGGCGCTGCTTGTTTTAGCAGGCATTTATTTTCTAGTTCCTAGTTTTGATATAGGTAATGATTATACCCTTGCGGTTGGTGTAGGAACCTTGTCCGCCTTATTTTATTCGCTACGAAATTTATTGCTAAAAGCGAAAGCGGCCAAATATAATGGCTCCATGCTAATGTGTTATCAATTACTAGTGATTAGTGTTTTGCTATCTCCATTCTATGTTACGATGCCGTTAGATGTGGTATTGAGCGAATGGAAAGGATTGGCTGCTTTGGCATTACTAACTACCGCTATTGGGCATACCTTATTTTTGAATAGTTTTAAGAACTTCTCGATTACCACCGTAAGTATTTTGAGTAGCGTTCAGCCCATTTATGGAATTATTTTAGGCGCAATTTTTTTAAGCGAATTTCCTAAAATGAACACTCTTATCGGTGGTATCTTAATTCTAAGTTCTGTAGTAATTGAAAGCATTCGTTCCTCAAAAAAAGCTTAG
- a CDS encoding 2-isopropylmalate synthase, translated as MSKDIVQIFDTTLRDGEQVPGCKLDTTQKLVIAERLELLGVDVIEAGFPVSSPGDFKSVQEIAKLVKNATVCGLTRAVKKDIEVAAEALKFAKRPRIHTGIGTSESHIKFKFNSNKDAIIERAVEAVSYAKSFVEDVEFYAEDAGRTDNEFLARVCEAVIKAGATVLNIPDTTGYCLPDEYGAKIKYLYENVKGIDRAILSCHCHNDLGLATANSIAGVINGARQIECTINGIGERAGNTALEEVVMILRQHPTLGLDTNINSKLLNDTSRMVSQKMGMMVQPNKAIVGANAFAHSSGIHQDGVIKNRETYEIIDPLDVGVDESSIVLTARSGRAALAYRAKIVGYELTKKQLDIVYEEFLKYADKKKEIVDEDIHEIIETSNINIESVA; from the coding sequence ATGAGCAAAGATATAGTACAAATATTTGATACCACACTAAGAGACGGAGAACAAGTTCCTGGATGTAAATTAGACACCACACAAAAATTGGTGATTGCAGAACGTCTTGAGCTTCTTGGCGTAGATGTCATAGAAGCAGGCTTTCCTGTTTCTAGTCCTGGTGATTTTAAATCTGTTCAAGAAATTGCAAAACTTGTTAAAAATGCAACCGTATGCGGATTAACAAGAGCTGTAAAAAAAGATATAGAAGTTGCTGCAGAAGCTTTAAAGTTTGCAAAGCGACCAAGAATACATACAGGAATAGGCACTTCTGAATCTCATATAAAATTTAAGTTCAACTCTAACAAAGATGCTATTATAGAACGTGCTGTAGAGGCTGTTTCTTATGCAAAATCTTTTGTGGAGGATGTAGAGTTCTATGCTGAAGATGCGGGAAGAACAGATAATGAGTTTTTGGCTCGAGTCTGTGAAGCGGTGATCAAAGCAGGAGCAACCGTACTTAACATCCCTGATACAACAGGTTATTGCTTGCCAGATGAATATGGCGCAAAAATTAAGTACTTATACGAAAATGTAAAAGGCATTGACAGGGCCATTCTTTCCTGTCACTGTCACAATGATTTAGGTTTAGCCACAGCCAACTCTATTGCTGGTGTTATCAATGGTGCTAGACAAATTGAATGTACGATAAACGGTATTGGCGAACGTGCTGGTAATACCGCATTAGAAGAAGTTGTCATGATCTTAAGACAACACCCTACCCTAGGTTTAGATACCAATATCAATAGTAAACTATTAAATGACACTAGCCGTATGGTTTCTCAGAAAATGGGAATGATGGTACAGCCTAACAAAGCCATTGTGGGTGCAAATGCCTTTGCTCATAGCTCTGGTATTCACCAAGATGGTGTGATTAAAAATAGAGAAACCTACGAAATCATAGATCCTTTGGATGTTGGTGTTGATGAATCTTCAATTGTGTTAACAGCTAGAAGCGGTAGAGCTGCTTTGGCCTATAGAGCAAAAATTGTTGGTTATGAATTAACCAAAAAACAATTGGATATTGTTTATGAGGAGTTTTTAAAATATGCGGATAAAAAGAAAGAAATAGTGGATGAAGATATTCATGAAATTATTGAAACAAGTAATATTAATATTGAAAGCGTCGCCTAA
- the leuB gene encoding 3-isopropylmalate dehydrogenase: MNINIALLPGDGIGPEVIAQAVKCLKAVEETFGHQFTFTTELIGGAAILETKKALPENTIKLCLESDAVLFGAIGLPEYDNNPDAKIRPENGLFELRKALGVFTNIRPVAVFPTLLKKSPLKEAVLKGTDFVIYRELTGGIYGGEHSLSDDGTQATDIASYTESEISRITHLAFKAAKKRGKKITLIDKSNVLETSRLWRRVVKRISESYPEVALECIYLHNAIMQMILNPSRFDVILAPNLFGDIISDQASVIGGSIGLLPSASIGDGIAMFEPIHGSYPQATGKDIANPIAAILSAAMLLQHFGLEEESRAVVSAVNKSLKKNIVTPDINSKSKYGTNDVGDFIANNIVDTDDSLNMNYENIGLGKSTII; encoded by the coding sequence ATGAATATTAACATTGCTCTTTTACCAGGAGATGGTATTGGCCCAGAAGTTATCGCACAAGCTGTAAAATGCTTGAAAGCGGTAGAGGAAACCTTTGGCCATCAATTTACATTTACTACAGAACTTATTGGTGGTGCTGCTATATTGGAAACAAAAAAAGCATTACCAGAAAACACCATAAAGCTTTGTTTAGAATCTGATGCCGTACTTTTTGGAGCTATTGGCCTACCAGAATATGACAATAACCCTGACGCCAAAATAAGACCTGAAAATGGTTTATTTGAACTTCGTAAGGCATTAGGCGTTTTTACAAATATTAGACCGGTAGCTGTTTTTCCTACCTTATTAAAAAAATCACCTTTAAAAGAAGCTGTTTTAAAAGGAACAGACTTTGTAATTTACAGAGAGCTTACTGGTGGAATTTATGGTGGTGAACATTCCTTAAGTGATGATGGCACACAAGCTACAGACATTGCTTCCTATACCGAAAGTGAAATTAGTAGAATTACCCATTTAGCCTTCAAAGCTGCTAAGAAAAGAGGAAAAAAAATTACGCTAATCGATAAGTCTAATGTATTAGAAACTTCTAGATTATGGCGTAGAGTGGTAAAACGTATAAGTGAGAGTTATCCTGAAGTAGCCTTAGAGTGTATTTATTTACACAATGCTATAATGCAGATGATTTTAAACCCTAGTAGGTTTGATGTAATTTTAGCTCCTAATCTTTTTGGAGATATTATTTCTGACCAAGCTAGTGTCATTGGAGGCTCTATAGGCTTATTACCTTCTGCATCTATAGGAGATGGTATTGCTATGTTTGAACCTATTCACGGATCTTATCCACAGGCTACAGGAAAAGATATTGCCAACCCAATAGCTGCTATTCTTTCTGCCGCCATGTTATTACAACATTTTGGGTTAGAAGAAGAATCTAGAGCCGTCGTATCTGCTGTAAATAAATCATTAAAGAAAAATATAGTTACCCCCGATATAAATTCAAAAAGCAAGTATGGCACCAACGATGTGGGCGATTTTATTGCGAACAACATTGTTGACACCGATGACAGTCTTAATATGAATTATGAAAATATTGGATTGGGTAAATCCACTATTATTTAA
- a CDS encoding peroxiredoxin, giving the protein MKKLVLIAGVFVLLFSCKEDKAAKENQEILKDGKWLVELQVMDHQKLPFNLSINREPDDSYTADIYNAEELIHTDEITISGNSVTIKFPVFEGYLQGTFDGDTIKGEFIKESLDRVVPFTATFGKTDRFVVNTDSKASMSGVWETKFSPDTEDFYLGKGIFLQKNNKVHGTFRTTTGDYRYLDGVLDGDSLKLSAFDGAHAFLFTAKVSDSTLNGTFYSGNHFKEPFTAVRNEVFELPDEDSLTYLKEGYDEFSFSFPDEKGNIVSLSDATFKNKAVLVQIMGTWCPNCLDETKFLVEFVKNNKDLELEVVALSFEYAKTEEDAFKAIKRLKERVGIDYPVLLAQYGTADKEEAQKKLPMLNHVLSYPTTLFIDKQGVVRKIKTGFNGPATGEKYIAFKAEFTELVTGLAQE; this is encoded by the coding sequence ATGAAGAAGTTGGTGCTTATTGCTGGAGTTTTTGTCTTATTATTTTCTTGTAAAGAGGATAAAGCGGCTAAAGAAAATCAAGAAATATTGAAAGATGGAAAATGGCTTGTGGAATTGCAAGTTATGGATCACCAAAAATTACCGTTTAATTTAAGTATAAACAGAGAGCCAGATGATTCTTATACCGCAGATATTTATAATGCGGAAGAATTAATTCATACCGATGAAATTACAATTTCTGGGAATTCAGTAACTATAAAATTTCCTGTATTTGAGGGGTATTTACAAGGTACATTTGACGGAGATACTATTAAAGGAGAATTTATAAAGGAAAGTTTAGATAGGGTGGTGCCATTTACAGCTACTTTTGGTAAAACCGACAGATTTGTTGTAAATACAGATAGTAAAGCGTCTATGTCTGGTGTTTGGGAAACAAAATTTAGTCCAGATACAGAAGATTTTTATCTTGGTAAAGGTATCTTTCTACAGAAAAATAATAAGGTTCATGGTACTTTTAGAACCACAACAGGAGATTACCGATATTTAGATGGTGTTTTAGATGGCGATTCTCTGAAGCTATCTGCTTTTGATGGGGCACACGCTTTTTTGTTTACTGCTAAAGTGAGTGACAGTACATTAAATGGTACATTTTACTCTGGAAATCATTTTAAGGAACCATTTACTGCCGTTCGTAATGAGGTATTTGAACTACCAGATGAGGATTCTCTTACCTATTTAAAGGAGGGTTATGATGAATTTAGTTTTTCATTTCCGGACGAAAAAGGAAACATCGTATCATTATCAGATGCTACATTTAAAAATAAAGCAGTTTTGGTGCAGATTATGGGTACTTGGTGTCCTAATTGTTTAGATGAAACTAAATTTCTGGTAGAATTTGTAAAGAATAATAAAGATTTAGAATTGGAAGTAGTCGCGCTATCCTTTGAATATGCTAAAACAGAAGAAGATGCCTTTAAGGCTATAAAGCGTTTAAAAGAACGGGTAGGTATAGATTATCCAGTGTTGTTAGCGCAATATGGTACTGCAGATAAAGAAGAAGCGCAAAAGAAATTGCCAATGTTGAACCATGTCTTATCCTATCCTACAACCTTATTTATAGATAAGCAGGGTGTGGTTCGTAAAATAAAAACAGGATTCAATGGGCCTGCAACAGGGGAAAAGTATATTGCATTTAAAGCAGAATTTACGGAGCTCGTAACAGGTTTAGCTCAGGAGTAA
- the pheT gene encoding phenylalanine--tRNA ligase subunit beta, which translates to MKISYNWLKQFLQISWEAEQTAELLTDLGLEVEGIEAFESTKGGLKGIVVGHVLTCEKHSNADKLKVTTVDIGLENPIQIVCGAANVAQGQKVPVATIGTKLYTKEGEEWVIKKGKIRGEESHGMICAEDEIGVGESHDGIMVLSNDLKPGTPCAAIFEVETDTVFEIGLTPNRADAMSHLGVARDLKAGLKQKDIQLELITPSVSNFHITNRSLKIDVNVTDNKLAPRYAGVTINNLTVQESPNWLKNRLKAIGLSPINNIVDVTNYVLHELGQPLHAFDVNKIKDHKIQVKTLATGTKFKTLDGVEIELHEDDLMICDSEKPLCIAGVYGGLNSGVTKDTTSIFLESAYFDPISVRKTSKRHGFNTDASFRFERGIDINSVEYCLKRAAILIQQIAGGDITSDIIDQYPNKQNDYQVFLTYKKINRLIGQEIPQDIIKSILASLDIKLNNVTETGLGLTIPFYRVDVRREVDVIEEILRVYGYNNINFKQKLNASIATTSPFEDYKIQSIVGDFLSAKGFNEIMTNSLTVPTYNEALDKLNEEHTVKIINPLSNDLSVMRRTLLFSGLEAVLYNSNRKRQNLKFFEFGKSYHNYNGQKEENKHLVLFLTGNKNEDSWIAPASKASFFTLKSHVESILERLGVKNVTTVISKSDEFSEAIALKSGKIELVNFGTVKKSILKSFDLKNEVLYADFKWDEILKLISNHEIAYKEISKFPEVKRDFALLINNEVYFKDIHNIAFETEKSLLKEVSLFDVYTGSKLPKGKKSYAVSFTLKSEKATLTDKQIEKIMTKFKQNFETKLGAELR; encoded by the coding sequence ATGAAAATATCTTACAACTGGCTAAAACAATTTTTACAGATTAGCTGGGAAGCTGAACAAACTGCGGAATTATTAACCGATCTTGGTTTGGAAGTTGAAGGAATTGAAGCATTTGAATCTACTAAAGGCGGTTTAAAAGGGATTGTTGTAGGTCATGTTTTAACTTGTGAGAAACATTCAAACGCAGATAAATTAAAAGTTACCACTGTTGATATTGGGTTAGAAAATCCAATTCAAATAGTCTGTGGCGCAGCTAATGTTGCTCAAGGACAAAAAGTACCAGTAGCTACAATTGGCACTAAACTTTACACCAAAGAAGGTGAAGAGTGGGTTATTAAGAAGGGAAAAATTCGTGGTGAAGAAAGTCATGGTATGATCTGCGCTGAAGATGAAATTGGCGTAGGAGAAAGTCACGATGGTATTATGGTCCTAAGTAACGATCTAAAACCAGGAACTCCTTGTGCTGCAATTTTTGAAGTAGAAACTGATACTGTTTTTGAAATTGGCTTAACGCCAAACAGAGCTGATGCTATGAGTCATTTAGGTGTTGCTAGAGATTTAAAAGCAGGACTGAAGCAAAAAGATATTCAGTTAGAACTGATTACTCCTTCTGTTAGTAATTTTCATATTACCAACAGGTCATTAAAAATTGATGTTAATGTTACAGATAACAAACTTGCTCCAAGATATGCTGGGGTAACCATTAACAACCTTACCGTTCAAGAGTCTCCTAATTGGTTAAAAAATAGATTGAAAGCTATTGGTCTAAGCCCAATAAATAATATTGTAGATGTTACTAATTATGTACTTCACGAATTAGGACAGCCTTTACATGCTTTTGACGTGAACAAAATAAAAGATCATAAAATACAAGTAAAAACTCTGGCTACCGGTACTAAATTTAAAACTCTAGACGGCGTTGAGATTGAGTTACATGAAGATGATTTAATGATCTGTGACTCCGAAAAGCCACTTTGTATTGCTGGTGTTTATGGAGGTTTAAATTCTGGTGTTACAAAAGACACTACCTCTATCTTTTTAGAAAGTGCCTATTTTGACCCAATTTCTGTACGAAAAACATCAAAAAGACACGGCTTTAATACAGATGCATCTTTTAGATTTGAAAGAGGTATAGATATTAATAGTGTCGAATACTGTTTAAAAAGGGCTGCAATTTTAATACAACAAATAGCCGGCGGTGATATCACTTCTGACATTATTGATCAGTATCCAAATAAACAGAACGACTATCAGGTGTTCTTGACCTATAAGAAAATCAATAGATTAATAGGACAAGAAATTCCACAAGACATTATAAAATCTATACTCGCTTCATTAGATATAAAACTTAATAACGTTACAGAAACAGGCTTAGGTCTAACCATTCCTTTCTATCGCGTTGATGTTCGTAGAGAAGTAGATGTTATTGAGGAAATCTTAAGAGTATACGGCTATAATAATATTAATTTTAAGCAAAAGTTAAACGCCTCAATTGCTACTACGAGTCCGTTTGAAGATTATAAAATTCAGTCCATTGTAGGTGATTTCTTATCTGCCAAAGGTTTTAATGAAATTATGACCAATAGTTTAACTGTACCTACTTATAATGAGGCGCTAGATAAATTAAACGAAGAGCACACGGTAAAAATCATTAATCCTTTGAGTAATGATCTTTCTGTAATGAGAAGAACTTTATTATTTTCAGGTTTAGAAGCAGTATTGTATAATAGCAATAGAAAAAGACAGAATTTAAAATTCTTTGAGTTTGGAAAAAGTTACCATAACTACAACGGGCAAAAAGAAGAAAATAAACACTTAGTACTTTTCTTAACCGGAAATAAGAATGAAGACTCTTGGATTGCTCCTGCAAGCAAGGCAAGCTTTTTTACCTTAAAATCTCATGTAGAAAGTATCTTAGAACGTTTAGGTGTGAAAAACGTAACTACCGTGATTTCTAAAAGCGATGAATTTTCTGAAGCCATAGCATTAAAATCTGGAAAAATAGAACTAGTAAACTTTGGTACCGTTAAAAAATCAATCCTTAAAAGTTTTGATTTAAAAAACGAAGTATTGTATGCCGACTTTAAATGGGATGAGATCTTAAAGCTTATAAGTAATCATGAGATAGCGTACAAAGAAATTTCTAAATTCCCTGAAGTAAAGAGAGATTTTGCTTTGCTTATTAATAATGAAGTTTATTTTAAAGACATACATAATATTGCCTTTGAAACAGAAAAATCATTATTAAAAGAAGTGAGTCTTTTTGATGTATATACGGGATCAAAATTGCCGAAAGGAAAAAAATCTTATGCAGTTAGCTTTACACTTAAATCAGAGAAAGCAACACTGACAGACAAGCAGATTGAAAAGATAATGACGAAATTTAAGCAGAATTTTGAAACTAAGCTTGGTGCAGAACTAAGATAA
- a CDS encoding fasciclin domain-containing protein translates to MKLLKSPLLVLLTLAMLSVNAQKKNSITKMDPEKSILKNTEDSGNHQLLMAAVHVSELETLLDGEAQFTVFAPSDVNFDSTTKARITDLVRVKNKKEIQSILGYHIIAGKLTASRILKALCSGKGRATFTTISGDTLVATMKGLDIILTDKYGQQSIITKADATQCNGVIHVIDSVSHIASKA, encoded by the coding sequence ATGAAGTTACTAAAATCCCCTCTTTTAGTGCTGTTAACCCTTGCTATGCTTAGTGTTAATGCGCAGAAAAAAAATAGTATTACAAAAATGGATCCTGAGAAATCTATTTTAAAGAATACTGAAGACTCCGGAAATCATCAATTACTTATGGCGGCAGTACATGTTTCAGAATTAGAAACATTATTGGATGGCGAAGCGCAGTTTACTGTTTTTGCTCCTAGTGATGTTAACTTTGATTCTACTACGAAAGCAAGAATAACGGATTTAGTTCGTGTCAAGAATAAAAAAGAAATACAATCTATATTAGGATACCATATTATTGCAGGCAAATTAACTGCGTCAAGAATATTAAAAGCGCTTTGCAGTGGAAAAGGTAGAGCTACTTTTACGACCATTTCAGGAGACACTCTTGTAGCTACCATGAAAGGTTTAGATATTATATTGACAGATAAATACGGTCAACAATCAATTATCACGAAAGCAGATGCTACACAATGTAACGGTGTCATCCATGTGATTGATAGTGTAAGTCATATTGCAAGTAAAGCTTAA
- the bshB1 gene encoding bacillithiol biosynthesis deacetylase BshB1, whose translation MKLDILAFGAHPDDVELGAGATIAKEIANGKTVGIVDLTRGELGTRGSAEIRDKEANAAAKILGVAVRENLEFADGFFTNDKEHQLAVIKMIRKYRPEIVLCNAIDDRHIDHGKGSKLVSDACFLSGLIKIDTKFDGDEHWQEPWRPKVVYHYIQWKNLNPDFLVDVTGYIEKKTEAIFAYGSQFYDPKSSEPETPISSKNFTDSVNYRARDLGRLIGVEFAEGFTTERLPAVGQLGDLI comes from the coding sequence ATGAAATTAGATATACTTGCTTTTGGAGCGCATCCTGATGATGTAGAGTTAGGTGCAGGAGCAACAATAGCTAAGGAGATTGCGAACGGTAAAACAGTAGGCATCGTAGATTTAACTAGGGGAGAACTGGGTACCCGTGGTAGTGCCGAAATTAGAGATAAAGAAGCGAATGCTGCTGCAAAAATTTTAGGCGTTGCTGTTCGTGAAAATTTGGAGTTCGCAGACGGATTTTTTACCAACGATAAAGAGCATCAATTGGCGGTAATAAAAATGATACGGAAATACAGACCAGAAATAGTACTTTGTAATGCTATTGATGATCGCCATATTGATCATGGAAAAGGGAGTAAGCTTGTAAGTGATGCTTGTTTTTTAAGTGGATTGATTAAGATTGATACTAAGTTTGATGGTGATGAGCATTGGCAAGAGCCTTGGCGCCCAAAAGTTGTGTATCATTACATTCAATGGAAAAATTTGAATCCGGATTTCTTAGTGGATGTAACAGGTTATATAGAAAAAAAGACAGAAGCTATTTTTGCATATGGCTCCCAATTTTATGACCCAAAAAGTTCTGAACCAGAAACACCCATCAGTAGCAAGAATTTTACAGATAGTGTTAATTATAGGGCGAGAGATTTAGGTAGATTAATAGGAGTAGAGTTTGCAGAAGGTTTTACCACAGAACGTCTTCCTGCAGTAGGACAATTAGGAGATCTTATCTAG